From Shewanella yunxiaonensis, the proteins below share one genomic window:
- the secF gene encoding protein translocase subunit SecF, whose amino-acid sequence MLQILSFKGSVNFLRHALPISIMSLILVVLSLVSLGTKGINWGLDFTGGTSIQLTFSKPADLSTMRDTLDREITSGAVVQNFGSSRDVVVRLQTKEGVKSDDQVKLVLSAAKAQDPDVVQKSVEFVGPQVGKELAEQGGLAVLVALICILIYVTFRFEWRLSVGAVAALAHDVTVTLGLFSFLQLEFDLTVLAGVLTVVGYSLNDTIVVFDRIRENFLKMRKATPTEVVNASITQTMSRTIITTGTTIITVIALFLKGGTLIHGFATSLLMGITVGTYSSIYVASFLAIKLGVCREHMMPVQVEKEGADQPSIMP is encoded by the coding sequence ATGTTGCAGATTTTATCCTTTAAAGGCTCAGTCAACTTTCTCCGGCATGCATTGCCGATCAGTATTATGTCGTTGATCCTGGTCGTATTGTCGTTGGTATCGTTAGGTACCAAAGGCATCAACTGGGGGCTGGATTTTACCGGTGGTACGTCTATTCAGCTGACTTTCAGTAAGCCAGCAGATCTCAGCACAATGCGTGATACGCTGGACCGTGAAATTACCTCTGGTGCCGTGGTGCAGAACTTTGGTTCTAGTCGTGATGTTGTGGTACGACTACAGACTAAAGAAGGCGTGAAAAGTGATGACCAGGTCAAATTGGTACTCAGTGCTGCTAAGGCTCAGGATCCTGATGTCGTGCAAAAGAGTGTCGAGTTCGTTGGTCCTCAGGTCGGTAAAGAGCTCGCAGAGCAGGGCGGATTAGCGGTATTAGTCGCGCTGATCTGTATCTTGATATATGTCACCTTCCGTTTTGAGTGGCGTTTATCAGTAGGTGCGGTAGCCGCGTTGGCGCACGACGTGACAGTAACTCTTGGCCTATTCTCCTTCTTACAGCTTGAGTTTGACCTGACAGTGCTCGCCGGCGTGTTAACGGTAGTAGGTTACTCACTTAACGACACTATCGTGGTATTTGACCGTATCAGAGAAAATTTCTTGAAGATGCGTAAAGCGACACCGACAGAAGTGGTTAACGCGTCAATTACGCAGACGATGAGTCGTACTATCATCACAACCGGTACAACGATTATTACCGTGATCGCGCTTTTCCTGAAGGGTGGTACGTTGATCCATGGCTTTGCCACGTCGTTGCTGATGGGTATCACCGTAGGTACATACTCTTCAATCTATGTTGCGAGCTTCCTAGCCATCAAACTTGGTGTCTGTCGCGAACATATGATGCCGGTGCAGGTAGAGAAAGAAGGTGCAGATCAGCCTTCCATCATGCCGTAA
- a CDS encoding putative signal transducing protein translates to MEERKILVAGGNLLQAHTWKGMLEACGITVELRGEALMGGVGELPVDLQTVELWVPESQLEPAQTQLATLNADLPQWQCLQCHEFNDASFELCWNCSAERSECHN, encoded by the coding sequence ATGGAAGAACGTAAGATATTAGTTGCCGGTGGAAATCTGCTTCAGGCTCATACATGGAAAGGTATGCTGGAAGCCTGTGGTATTACTGTGGAATTGCGTGGCGAAGCACTCATGGGCGGTGTCGGTGAATTACCGGTTGATTTACAAACTGTGGAATTGTGGGTGCCGGAATCTCAACTGGAGCCAGCTCAGACGCAGCTGGCGACATTAAATGCCGATCTCCCTCAATGGCAATGTTTGCAATGTCATGAATTTAATGACGCGAGTTTTGAACTGTGTTGGAATTGCAGTGCCGAACGCAGTGAATGCCACAACTGA
- a CDS encoding precorrin-2 dehydrogenase/sirohydrochlorin ferrochelatase family protein, translating to MRYFPLYIDTSNLSVLLVGAGEVAARKLDLLARTDADIHVVAPQVCDDIADYADSGRIELSGREVVSTDLQDVDLVYIATADNLLNQQLAELAREEGALVNVVDDPDNCDFITPSIVDRGRLVVAVSTAGAAPVFAKDIRGKLEALLPQSLSPLMDFIAEKRHEVQQKHFNPSQRRRFWERFLRNNGERYDSHTITRYQQCFTEEDAFGELLLLQQDVTPKLLPIAIIPWLQRVDLVLQDEVPPQALVELIRRDASRSFEPMADSELLSCWEQGQWVLRITNETEIQRLKAAFPFAKHLRPGAI from the coding sequence ATGCGCTATTTCCCTCTGTATATTGATACGTCAAATTTATCCGTCTTGTTGGTTGGTGCCGGAGAGGTCGCTGCGCGTAAGTTGGATCTTCTGGCACGTACTGATGCTGATATTCATGTTGTAGCACCGCAAGTGTGTGATGACATTGCCGATTACGCAGATAGCGGACGGATTGAACTTTCCGGTCGAGAGGTGGTATCTACCGATTTGCAGGATGTCGATTTAGTCTATATCGCTACTGCTGATAACCTCCTTAATCAACAATTAGCCGAATTAGCCCGGGAGGAAGGTGCGTTAGTAAACGTCGTTGACGATCCCGATAACTGCGATTTTATTACCCCCTCAATAGTCGACCGAGGACGCTTAGTCGTAGCGGTCAGTACTGCTGGTGCAGCGCCGGTTTTCGCAAAAGATATCCGCGGTAAACTGGAAGCACTTCTCCCACAATCCTTGTCGCCGCTGATGGATTTTATTGCGGAAAAACGTCATGAAGTACAGCAGAAGCACTTCAATCCATCTCAGCGTAGGCGCTTCTGGGAGCGTTTTTTGCGTAACAATGGGGAGCGTTACGACAGTCACACTATCACTCGCTATCAGCAATGTTTTACCGAGGAAGATGCCTTTGGTGAGTTATTGTTATTGCAGCAGGATGTGACGCCAAAGCTGCTGCCCATTGCCATTATTCCTTGGTTACAACGAGTGGATTTGGTGCTACAGGATGAAGTGCCACCTCAGGCGTTAGTGGAGTTAATTCGGCGTGATGCTTCTCGTTCGTTTGAGCCGATGGCGGATAGTGAATTACTGAGCTGTTGGGAACAAGGACAATGGGTATTGCGGATCACTAATGAGACTGAAATTCAACGGTTAAAAGCAGCATTTCCATTCGCGAAACATCTACGTCCCGGCGCTATTTAA
- a CDS encoding subtype B tannase produces MKYFTFTRLNPHALVISAALVLSACGSDNNKSAAEVVATPVDAEDQQLTFDASDYTSLTVNIDGTDKAIRQYRIVYVANPIEMATTQSRFGQTITLEDPYVYQTMIISVPEASVEDQSTAIYFAVDNSGWFNSPVSTTITDGAEFVSTSDTDNIGAALKAGYVVANVGTRSRGIRAADGHWAGKAPAPVVDSKAAIRYLRLNDAVMPGSAERIVVNGTSGGGGLTSAVSASGNSADYLPYLNAIGAAGITGSGDKLSSTLNDDVFAAIAYCPINNLGNADIGYEWQYNAVRSDSNTGAINGVAYSAGVQPAASAEMASMFPTYLNNLNLKKDDGTAITDQNLNDLLVGELKAELERQIAAGVTVPNLGETFNVTQRGTTYSLTNNWLTLRGTGTTATVSNIDVEKFLAFVASSINLKTVVAFDATAETGNPSVSGETNLFGSDYYEYGNFNAWTWTNNEVLGDGSGVDDTGLSWADYLADTDSNNLAAQINLINPINYLETADADVAPHWYVRHGMVDRDTAFAMQLTLYYALKNNAKVEDVSFKIPYLVPHSGNYDVQEAFAWLKTTLANNPL; encoded by the coding sequence ATGAAATACTTTACCTTTACCCGATTAAATCCACATGCACTTGTCATCTCCGCTGCTCTCGTGCTTTCAGCATGTGGTTCAGATAACAACAAATCTGCTGCCGAGGTAGTGGCAACACCAGTAGATGCTGAAGATCAGCAACTCACCTTTGACGCTAGTGACTACACAAGTCTGACGGTGAATATCGACGGTACAGACAAGGCGATTCGCCAATATCGTATCGTCTACGTCGCTAATCCGATTGAAATGGCGACAACACAATCTCGCTTTGGTCAGACAATCACATTAGAAGATCCATACGTTTATCAGACGATGATCATTTCTGTTCCAGAAGCATCTGTTGAAGACCAAAGCACAGCCATTTATTTTGCAGTAGATAATTCTGGCTGGTTTAACAGCCCGGTCAGCACCACCATCACTGATGGCGCCGAATTTGTGAGTACTAGCGATACTGACAATATTGGGGCAGCACTTAAGGCTGGTTATGTGGTTGCAAATGTCGGAACTCGTAGTCGAGGCATTCGTGCGGCTGATGGACATTGGGCCGGTAAAGCCCCAGCGCCGGTTGTTGATTCAAAGGCAGCTATCCGCTATTTACGCTTAAACGACGCAGTCATGCCCGGCTCTGCGGAACGGATTGTCGTCAACGGTACTAGTGGTGGTGGTGGCTTAACATCAGCAGTTTCAGCCAGCGGTAACAGCGCCGACTATTTGCCATATTTGAATGCCATCGGTGCTGCTGGCATCACTGGTTCGGGCGACAAACTATCCAGTACTTTAAATGACGATGTTTTTGCAGCTATCGCTTATTGCCCTATCAACAACCTAGGAAACGCAGATATTGGCTATGAATGGCAATACAATGCAGTCCGCTCAGATAGTAACACTGGAGCCATCAATGGCGTCGCCTACTCTGCAGGCGTTCAACCAGCGGCATCCGCGGAAATGGCATCAATGTTTCCAACTTACCTTAACAACCTCAATCTAAAAAAGGATGACGGCACAGCTATCACAGATCAAAACCTTAATGACCTGCTGGTAGGCGAGCTTAAAGCTGAACTTGAACGTCAGATTGCCGCCGGTGTTACTGTTCCAAACCTCGGAGAAACCTTCAACGTTACCCAAAGAGGTACAACTTATAGTCTCACCAACAACTGGCTCACGCTCAGAGGCACCGGTACCACGGCAACTGTCAGCAATATCGACGTAGAGAAATTTCTTGCCTTCGTTGCGTCATCCATCAATCTAAAAACGGTTGTTGCATTCGATGCTACTGCAGAAACGGGTAATCCGAGTGTTAGTGGCGAAACTAACTTGTTCGGTTCGGATTATTATGAATATGGAAACTTCAACGCATGGACTTGGACCAATAACGAAGTATTGGGCGATGGCTCTGGTGTTGATGATACAGGATTAAGTTGGGCAGACTATCTTGCGGATACTGATAGCAATAACCTAGCAGCGCAAATTAATCTCATTAACCCGATAAACTATCTCGAAACGGCTGACGCCGACGTGGCACCACATTGGTATGTGCGTCATGGAATGGTCGATCGCGATACAGCATTTGCCATGCAGTTAACGCTGTACTATGCGCTGAAAAACAATGCCAAAGTTGAAGATGTTAGCTTTAAGATACCTTACTTAGTACCGCATTCTGGTAATTATGACGTGCAAGAAGCATTTGCATGGCTGAAAACTACGTTGGCTAATAATCCTCTTTAA
- a CDS encoding carbon starvation CstA family protein has product MLWFLLCVGLLIGGYFIYGTFVEKVFGINKQRQTPAYAQNDGVDYVPMSKGKVYLIQLLNIAGVGPIFGPILGALYGPAAMLWIVIGCIFAGAVHDYFSGMLSVRNNGQSVPNLAGKYLGKSAKTFMNIFALVLLLLVGVVFISAPAGLLGKLTGLNVTMFVGIIFVYYLIATIVPIDKIIGRLYPFFGALLLFMSIGLTAAIVVSDQHTLLAGFGPSDFLQNLNPKDAPLWPALFITIACGAVSGFHATQSPLMARCVENESNGRFVFYGAMIGEGIIALIWCAIALSFFDGVQGLSDAMAGNPANVVYSASTGLLGTVGGFLAVLGVIILPITSGDTAFRAARLILSEYFHMPQTKISKRLVLAIPLFVLGAILTQVDFGVIWRYFGVANQATAVMMLWTASAYLLRHNKLHWICTIPAMFMTDVVISFLLNSSTLGAGLPMTVSTIAGTITTIFITGLVMYIGKGKAQELAATEAEEA; this is encoded by the coding sequence ATGTTGTGGTTCCTACTGTGTGTCGGTCTGCTGATCGGCGGTTACTTTATCTACGGGACCTTCGTTGAGAAGGTGTTCGGTATTAATAAACAGCGCCAAACTCCGGCTTATGCCCAGAATGACGGTGTTGACTATGTGCCAATGTCAAAAGGTAAGGTCTATCTTATCCAGTTGCTTAACATCGCTGGTGTGGGCCCAATCTTTGGTCCTATCCTGGGGGCGTTGTATGGTCCAGCGGCCATGTTGTGGATTGTAATCGGCTGTATCTTTGCCGGTGCAGTACATGACTACTTCTCTGGTATGCTGTCTGTACGTAACAATGGTCAGTCTGTACCTAACTTAGCCGGGAAATATCTGGGTAAGAGCGCGAAAACGTTCATGAACATTTTTGCACTGGTACTGTTACTGTTGGTTGGTGTGGTATTCATCTCTGCTCCAGCAGGCCTGTTAGGCAAGTTGACAGGGTTGAACGTAACTATGTTTGTTGGCATCATCTTTGTGTACTACCTGATCGCCACCATCGTACCAATCGACAAGATTATCGGCCGCCTGTACCCATTCTTTGGTGCACTGCTGCTGTTCATGTCTATCGGTCTGACTGCTGCGATTGTCGTTTCTGATCAACACACACTGTTAGCTGGTTTTGGTCCTAGCGACTTCCTGCAGAACCTGAACCCGAAAGATGCGCCACTGTGGCCGGCCCTGTTCATCACCATCGCCTGTGGTGCCGTATCTGGTTTCCACGCTACTCAATCTCCTCTGATGGCTCGCTGTGTTGAAAACGAATCCAACGGCCGCTTCGTGTTCTATGGTGCCATGATCGGTGAAGGTATCATCGCGCTGATTTGGTGTGCGATTGCTCTGTCATTCTTCGATGGCGTGCAGGGACTGAGTGATGCAATGGCTGGCAACCCTGCCAACGTTGTATACAGTGCATCTACCGGCCTGTTAGGCACTGTAGGTGGCTTCCTGGCGGTACTGGGCGTAATCATTCTGCCTATCACTTCAGGTGACACTGCTTTCCGAGCTGCTCGTCTGATCCTGTCTGAATACTTCCACATGCCACAGACTAAGATCTCTAAGCGTTTGGTACTGGCTATCCCACTGTTCGTACTGGGTGCCATCCTGACTCAGGTAGACTTCGGTGTTATCTGGCGCTACTTCGGTGTTGCTAACCAGGCAACGGCAGTGATGATGTTGTGGACTGCTTCAGCTTACCTGCTGCGCCATAACAAACTGCACTGGATCTGTACTATCCCAGCAATGTTTATGACTGACGTAGTTATCAGCTTCCTGCTGAACTCCAGCACACTGGGTGCAGGTCTGCCAATGACTGTTTCTACTATTGCCGGCACTATTACCACCATCTTTATCACTGGACTGGTAATGTACATTGGGAAAGGCAAAGCGCAGGAACTGGCTGCCACAGAAGCTGAAGAAGCTTAA
- the btsR gene encoding two-component system response regulator BtsR has product MISCLIVDDEPYARQELADLLIQYGDLEIVGQCSNAIEAMQAVSKYKPDLLFLDIQMPRISGMELIAMLDPESMPRVVFVTAYDEFAVKAFDNHAFDYLLKPLDEKRLQQTLDKVRKDLQPKSLDVLLPKYLEHLPCFSANRLKIIAVKDVEYVFSDLSGIHVATAKEKVHTELTLKVLEEKTPLLRCHRQYLVAPSAIAEIEVLETGAEVTTHSGAKVPVSRRFLKPLKQAFGFQ; this is encoded by the coding sequence ATGATTAGCTGCCTGATTGTTGATGATGAGCCTTATGCCCGTCAGGAATTGGCAGATTTGCTCATTCAATATGGCGATTTGGAAATTGTTGGCCAATGCAGTAATGCCATCGAAGCGATGCAGGCTGTCAGTAAATACAAACCTGATCTGCTATTTCTGGATATTCAGATGCCACGCATCAGTGGTATGGAACTGATCGCCATGCTTGATCCAGAGAGCATGCCACGCGTTGTTTTTGTCACAGCCTACGACGAATTTGCCGTCAAAGCATTCGACAATCACGCGTTTGATTATCTGCTCAAGCCATTGGATGAAAAACGTTTACAGCAAACATTGGATAAGGTTCGAAAGGATTTGCAGCCAAAATCGCTGGATGTGTTGCTGCCGAAATACCTGGAGCATTTGCCTTGTTTTAGTGCTAATCGACTCAAAATTATCGCAGTGAAAGATGTGGAGTATGTGTTCAGCGACCTAAGTGGTATCCATGTTGCGACAGCCAAGGAAAAAGTTCACACCGAACTGACGTTAAAAGTGCTGGAAGAGAAAACACCGTTGCTACGTTGTCATAGGCAATATCTGGTCGCGCCATCTGCAATTGCGGAAATTGAAGTATTGGAAACCGGTGCCGAAGTGACCACTCACAGCGGTGCCAAAGTACCAGTCTCCCGACGTTTTCTTAAACCATTGAAACAAGCCTTTGGCTTTCAATAA
- a CDS encoding sensor histidine kinase encodes MSLILALTQQMCLYLVIVYLTSKTPLFKLFTENSTRLPHKIFIYLVFSAFCIMATYFGEQTHGAIANTRAMGAVLGGLLGGPTTGILVGLTGGIHRYTLGGFTDIACAVSTTMEGLSAGMINLYLRRHGKSELVFHPLLVGLVTFYAEMMQMCIILLLAHPFEEALELVRQIAPPMLIVNSLGAASFMSMVRDQKTMFDKMSSTFSTKALKIAERSVGLLSKGFNETSSTQVAQIVIEETNVGAVAITDREKLMAFIGIGADHHLVGTPISSQITMDAIHQNKVMFADGVESHYSCSISANCKLGSSLVIPLRSDNEVIGTIKLYEPKNKLFLNINRTLGEGIARLLSNQILYGRFEQQQILLTQAELKLLQAQVNPHFLFNALNTISAIIRRNPDKARQLLQQLSQFLRINLKRTTGLVSLGDELEHIESYLTIEKARFIDKLKVTIDIPQKLYSMQVPAFTLQPIIENAVKHGTSHMMETGIIEVKAIEQGKDLILEVTDNAGLYQPRSDSDGLGMNLVHKRIQNLYGDEYGVTVDFEPELFTKVKIRLPNKGASND; translated from the coding sequence ATGTCACTTATTCTCGCCCTGACGCAACAGATGTGTCTCTACCTGGTGATTGTTTACCTCACCAGCAAAACGCCGTTATTCAAACTGTTTACTGAAAACTCTACACGTCTGCCACATAAGATATTTATTTATCTAGTATTTTCTGCGTTCTGCATCATGGCAACCTATTTTGGCGAACAGACACATGGCGCTATTGCCAATACTCGCGCGATGGGCGCTGTTCTGGGCGGTCTATTAGGAGGCCCGACAACCGGAATTCTGGTAGGCCTCACCGGGGGTATTCATCGCTACACGCTCGGAGGCTTTACCGATATCGCTTGTGCCGTATCAACAACGATGGAGGGTCTCAGTGCTGGGATGATCAACCTGTATTTGCGACGCCATGGGAAAAGCGAACTGGTATTTCACCCGCTGCTGGTTGGATTGGTCACTTTTTATGCTGAAATGATGCAGATGTGCATCATTTTGCTTCTGGCACATCCTTTTGAAGAAGCACTGGAATTGGTGCGACAGATCGCACCACCGATGCTGATAGTCAACTCTCTAGGGGCTGCATCGTTTATGAGCATGGTGCGCGATCAAAAAACCATGTTCGACAAGATGTCTTCAACCTTTTCCACGAAGGCATTAAAGATTGCCGAACGCAGTGTCGGCCTGCTTAGTAAAGGCTTTAACGAAACGAGTAGTACGCAAGTGGCACAAATTGTCATTGAGGAAACCAATGTGGGTGCCGTTGCCATTACCGACCGTGAAAAATTGATGGCGTTTATCGGCATCGGCGCTGATCACCATCTGGTAGGCACGCCTATTTCATCGCAGATAACAATGGATGCCATTCATCAAAATAAAGTGATGTTTGCTGATGGTGTTGAATCCCATTACTCCTGCTCTATCTCAGCCAATTGTAAATTGGGCTCAAGCCTAGTGATCCCGTTACGCAGTGATAATGAGGTCATTGGAACGATTAAACTCTATGAGCCCAAAAACAAACTGTTCCTCAACATCAACCGAACCCTCGGCGAGGGGATTGCCCGATTGTTGTCCAACCAAATCTTGTATGGGCGTTTTGAACAACAACAGATCCTACTGACTCAAGCAGAGCTCAAATTATTACAGGCCCAGGTGAATCCCCATTTTCTGTTTAATGCGCTCAACACTATCAGTGCCATTATCCGTCGTAATCCCGACAAAGCACGGCAGTTGTTACAGCAACTTAGCCAGTTTTTACGTATCAATCTCAAACGCACCACGGGACTTGTCAGTTTAGGTGACGAGTTGGAGCATATTGAGTCTTACCTCACCATTGAGAAAGCCCGCTTTATCGACAAACTCAAAGTGACTATCGATATTCCCCAGAAACTATATTCCATGCAGGTACCTGCATTTACTTTGCAACCGATTATCGAGAATGCGGTAAAACATGGAACGTCTCATATGATGGAAACCGGCATTATTGAAGTAAAAGCTATTGAGCAAGGAAAAGACCTTATTTTGGAAGTGACGGATAATGCGGGCTTGTACCAGCCACGCTCAGATTCAGATGGTCTGGGGATGAATTTAGTACATAAACGGATCCAAAACCTTTATGGCGATGAATACGGGGTTACTGTCGACTTTGAACCTGAACTATTCACCAAAGTGAAGATCCGACTGCCAAACAAAGGAGCCAGTAATGATTAG
- a CDS encoding YecH family metal-binding protein: MSDSVHGHAVLELLLEYPQGLSKAELLAQMAARFGADARFHTCSASDMDATALIQFLEQKGKFIDRSEGITTDASLICNH, from the coding sequence ATGAGTGATTCGGTACATGGCCATGCAGTATTGGAGTTATTACTTGAGTATCCTCAAGGATTAAGCAAAGCTGAACTATTGGCCCAGATGGCGGCACGATTTGGCGCAGATGCTCGCTTTCACACCTGCAGTGCCAGTGATATGGATGCCACTGCATTAATTCAGTTTTTGGAGCAGAAAGGCAAGTTTATCGATCGCAGTGAAGGCATCACTACCGACGCCAGTTTGATCTGCAATCACTAA
- a CDS encoding replication protein RepA → MSLTDLKRKQQKQKPKTVSIEDFIEDAVNYAVGKPSRIEKAVNQPKRKSPPRKFRHATFSLSEASIRQLDDVAQSTGIAKSRLLRMFIHYYCDLTDEEQQALLTQVEGDAAKKG, encoded by the coding sequence ATGAGCTTAACTGATTTAAAACGTAAACAACAAAAGCAAAAACCTAAGACAGTGTCGATAGAAGATTTTATCGAAGATGCTGTCAACTACGCTGTCGGGAAGCCCAGCCGGATAGAAAAAGCGGTTAACCAGCCTAAAAGGAAATCGCCACCACGAAAATTCCGCCACGCGACGTTCAGTTTGAGTGAAGCCAGCATCCGTCAGTTAGACGATGTTGCGCAGTCTACCGGGATAGCGAAATCCCGGCTACTACGCATGTTTATTCACTATTACTGCGACCTGACAGACGAAGAGCAACAAGCTTTACTGACTCAGGTCGAGGGTGATGCCGCCAAGAAAGGTTAG
- a CDS encoding AAA family ATPase — protein MILLVGGEKGGSGKSCLAQNLAVHITQKFNANVLMVDCDPQRTTSDWIQARNTDASLPSINCIQLYGKIRNDLLSLNERFDYVIVDCGGQDNLAMRAAMSVATYVVIPLRPKRRDLKTLPHMEDMLSTCKMVNPKMVATIVLTQCPALPTQAKRILEAKEVVESFGLRVLNSVTFSRNIYDDSEEKGSSVIELEPDGKAAEEIHAIADELLAIPPENSYELN, from the coding sequence ATGATACTACTCGTTGGCGGCGAAAAAGGTGGCAGTGGAAAGAGCTGTCTTGCACAAAATCTCGCGGTACATATTACCCAAAAATTCAATGCCAACGTGTTGATGGTCGATTGTGATCCACAAAGAACAACGTCTGATTGGATCCAGGCTCGAAATACCGATGCGTCATTACCTTCTATCAACTGCATTCAACTGTATGGCAAAATTCGTAACGATTTGCTCAGCCTAAATGAACGCTTTGACTATGTGATTGTCGATTGTGGTGGACAGGACAACTTAGCCATGCGAGCAGCAATGTCGGTAGCCACTTATGTTGTCATTCCCCTGCGTCCCAAACGTCGCGACTTAAAAACACTGCCACATATGGAAGATATGCTCAGTACCTGTAAGATGGTAAACCCTAAGATGGTCGCCACTATTGTACTAACCCAATGTCCGGCATTACCAACCCAGGCAAAACGCATACTGGAAGCGAAGGAAGTAGTGGAGTCATTTGGCTTAAGGGTGCTGAATTCAGTAACCTTCAGTCGCAATATTTATGATGACAGTGAAGAAAAAGGATCATCAGTGATTGAACTGGAACCGGATGGTAAAGCTGCTGAAGAAATCCATGCGATAGCAGACGAATTGTTAGCCATCCCACCGGAAAACTCCTATGAGCTTAACTGA
- a CDS encoding PilZ domain-containing protein — MGDDNVESFKERRTSLRVDLESEEVRLGWQDKDEQLRTDTATCVDLSRKGLLFEYRQPFPQGALVEVTFNSGSDAQNTVKGQVCRCTESQTGYRIALQLF, encoded by the coding sequence ATGGGTGACGATAACGTTGAAAGCTTTAAGGAAAGAAGGACTTCGCTGCGGGTAGATTTGGAATCTGAAGAGGTTCGTTTAGGCTGGCAGGATAAAGATGAACAATTACGCACAGATACTGCAACCTGTGTAGATCTGTCACGTAAGGGATTACTGTTTGAATATCGACAGCCATTTCCACAGGGAGCATTGGTGGAAGTAACCTTTAACAGTGGCAGTGATGCGCAAAATACCGTGAAAGGACAGGTCTGCCGTTGTACTGAGAGTCAGACTGGCTACCGTATAGCATTACAGCTGTTTTAA
- a CDS encoding phosphate-starvation-inducible protein PsiE: protein MELYRKYGSRSLKAVEHLVLILIAIATIVAIGQEVFHLVDMGSVELADLLLLFIYLEVLAMVANYAESGKLPVRMPLYIAIVALARYLILDMKAMEDWRVLAVSLSTLVLATTVVVIRWGQLKMPYPKNQDYDN from the coding sequence ATGGAATTATATCGTAAGTACGGTTCCAGAAGCCTGAAAGCAGTCGAACATCTAGTATTGATCCTGATCGCCATTGCCACCATCGTCGCGATTGGTCAGGAAGTATTCCACCTCGTGGATATGGGTTCGGTGGAACTGGCTGATCTGCTGTTACTGTTCATCTATCTGGAAGTCTTGGCGATGGTCGCTAACTATGCAGAATCTGGCAAATTGCCGGTTCGCATGCCGCTATATATCGCAATTGTGGCATTAGCCCGGTATCTGATCCTGGATATGAAAGCGATGGAAGACTGGCGCGTACTCGCGGTGTCATTATCTACACTGGTGCTGGCGACGACCGTTGTTGTCATCCGCTGGGGTCAGCTAAAAATGCCATATCCTAAAAACCAAGATTACGACAATTGA